The following are encoded together in the Bradyrhizobium algeriense genome:
- a CDS encoding YcjX family protein has product MAPSFSDIVEEARLSARALLDYGDSFFNPTVRLGVTGLSRAGKTVFITALIHGLTRGGRFPVFEPYATGRIARARLEPQPDDAVPRFDYENHVRTLIEERCWPSSTTDISELRLVIDYQRQNGADRTLTIDIVDYPGEWLLDLPLLNKSFEQWSAESLALSREGPRAKLAAPWHVHLKTLDAEGRENEQAALAAAKLFTDYLRACRDERFAMSLLPPGRFLMPGNLAGSPALTFAPLDVGADGSAPDGSLWAMMRRRYEAYKDVVVRPFFRDHFSRLDRQIVLVDALAAFNAGPEALHDLEAALSGILDCFRIGRSTILSSLFRPRIDRILFAATKADHLHHQSHDRLEAVLRRAVAKATERAEYAGAAIDVVALSAVRATREAQVARGREKLPSIIGTPAPGESANGEAFDGETEVATFPGDLPADPEELFNGGFRGLSSTASEHADFRFLRFRPPLLEHTAGDEPALPHIRLDRALQFLIGDRLQ; this is encoded by the coding sequence ATGGCCCCCAGTTTTTCAGACATCGTCGAGGAAGCGCGCCTGTCGGCGCGGGCGCTGCTGGACTACGGCGACAGCTTCTTCAATCCCACCGTGCGGCTCGGCGTCACAGGCCTGTCGCGCGCCGGCAAGACCGTGTTCATCACGGCATTGATCCACGGCCTGACCCGCGGCGGCAGGTTTCCGGTCTTCGAGCCCTATGCCACGGGCCGGATCGCCCGCGCCCGGCTGGAGCCGCAGCCGGACGATGCGGTGCCGCGCTTCGATTATGAGAACCATGTCCGGACCCTGATCGAGGAGCGGTGCTGGCCGAGTTCGACCACTGATATCAGCGAACTGCGCCTCGTCATTGACTACCAGCGGCAGAATGGCGCCGACCGCACGCTTACCATCGACATCGTCGATTACCCCGGCGAATGGCTGCTGGATCTCCCGCTGCTCAACAAGAGTTTCGAGCAATGGTCGGCCGAGAGTCTTGCGCTGTCGCGCGAGGGCCCGCGCGCGAAACTCGCCGCGCCGTGGCACGTGCACCTGAAGACGCTTGATGCAGAGGGCCGCGAGAACGAACAGGCGGCACTCGCCGCGGCGAAATTGTTCACGGATTACTTGCGCGCCTGCCGCGACGAACGTTTTGCAATGAGCCTGCTGCCGCCCGGGCGCTTCCTGATGCCGGGTAATCTCGCAGGCTCGCCGGCGCTGACCTTCGCGCCGCTCGATGTCGGAGCCGACGGCAGCGCGCCCGACGGCTCGCTGTGGGCGATGATGCGCCGGCGTTACGAGGCCTACAAGGATGTCGTGGTGCGCCCGTTCTTCCGCGATCATTTTTCCCGCCTCGACCGCCAGATCGTGCTGGTCGATGCGCTCGCAGCCTTCAATGCCGGGCCGGAAGCGCTGCACGACCTCGAAGCCGCGCTGTCGGGCATTCTCGATTGCTTCCGCATCGGCCGCAGCACGATCCTGAGCAGCCTTTTTCGTCCCCGGATCGATCGCATTCTGTTTGCAGCCACCAAGGCCGATCACCTGCACCACCAGAGCCATGACCGGCTGGAAGCCGTGCTGCGGCGGGCGGTCGCCAAGGCGACTGAGCGTGCCGAATATGCGGGGGCTGCCATCGACGTGGTCGCGCTATCGGCGGTGCGCGCCACCCGCGAGGCGCAGGTCGCGCGTGGCCGCGAAAAGCTGCCGTCCATCATCGGCACGCCCGCGCCCGGCGAGAGCGCCAATGGCGAGGCCTTCGATGGCGAGACCGAAGTCGCGACCTTTCCAGGCGACCTGCCTGCGGACCCTGAAGAACTGTTCAACGGCGGCTTTCGCGGCCTTTCCAGCACCGCTTCCGAACACGCCGATTTCCGCTTCCTGCGCTTCCGGCCGCCGCTGCTGGAGCACACGGCCGGCGACGAGCCCGCGCTGCCTCACATCCGCCTTGACCGCGCCCTCCAGTTCCTGATCGGAGACCGACTGCAATGA